In the genome of Podospora pseudocomata strain CBS 415.72m chromosome 7, whole genome shotgun sequence, the window TCAAACACAGATGGATCGAGATAGGATGCCGGGATGGCGGAGGACGACTCTGGGGTTGCGATATTGTCAAAGGCAAACGCAAAGTCCATGCGCGTGATAGCCATCGATCCTGGTGTGGGAGACGTGAAGCTCGTTTGAAGACACTGAACCGCTTGTGATTCGGTTAGAGGGCAAAACTCGTCGGCCGACTGATCCTGTAGCGCCTCTATCCTTTTTTTGAGAGAGGCCTTGCCAAAAGACTTGATCGTCAATGGCAAGGAAGTTACGAGGGAGTCATAGTGAGTGGTACAGGGCGAATCAAGATGAGAAAGCCCCTGGACAAAGTCGCCCTGGGCCTTTTCGGAGAGCCGAGGCAGTGTGGCATCCATTGTCTCCTATACAAGCGGTTAGCAAAAAAGGGAAGACTGCAAAAATTGGTGCCGCTTACCTCTTTGTGCGTGGCGAATGACCCCAGTGAGCAGATGTCAGCCACGCTCAAGGCCTCTGTCATCTCACCAAAGGCCTCAAGAACACCAAGCCGCCCAGCGGGGGTTGCGTTGACGGGATTGATCTTTTCCGCCCAAGTACCAAGACGAAGCGTGTCCTCCCAGTTCCCGAGATCAACGCCCCAGCTCTCCCAAGCTTGCTCAACAagttcctcctctgcctgcAGGGGTGTTGTCTTGTCACTGACAATGCTGTCCCTCGCCAACAGGTTCATGCCTGGCTGGTAGGTGCCCTCACTGACGACCCGAACTACCTCCTGGTTCTCGTCAAGGTCCACCCCTTTTGGCCAGCGAGGATAAAACCAGTCAAACCCTCCTCTGCGGTCACCAACTCCCATCTGACACCAGTATTGGAGGTCCATTGTGGCTGCACGGATGTCGCAATCTCGTGAGTCGTAGAGTGTCTCGACAGCCTGGCGGGCAAGCGCATGACCCTCATTTGCTGCAATAAGAATGAGACGGTCAATGGCAAGATCTCTCGGGGGTGGGCTGAGCCGGAAGATGCCATGCATCCTCAAGGTGTGTAAAGGAACCAGAGTCTCATCATTGCACGTAATGATGAAGGGGCGTCGGGATTGTGTGATAAGGTCAACCACTGTTGACCAAAACTGCTTGTCCTCATCATAAagaacatcaacctcctccagcagaaTCAAGGACTGCCTTTGGCTTCTAGAAGAACCCTTCTTGACAtctgttggtgctgctgtctcgCCTGACGCGACTGTTGATGATTTTGGTTTTGCAGCCACCACCGGATTTGGTTTGAAGAATGAAGCCATGGTAGACTGCTTGCCCGACTTTATATCGGCTGCAGTTTCGTCCTCACCCTTGGCGTCATTGTTGTCTCCCGGGGTACTGGACTCATGCTGCCGGACATGATGATTTCTGGTCATGTCACCAATCTTGGCGAGCACGTCCTTTCCAGCTCGTCTCGTGCTGGAATTGATCTCAAAGATTTCAAAGTTCAGCTCATTTGCAACTGCATGAACCATGGTCGTTTTGCCACAGCCCGGGGGACCGCTGATGATAAGTGTATTGGCCATCTTTTCGCCCTTGCCCAAACTCAGAGACCGGATGACCGTCTTTCTCAAGATGCCCCTGGCACCACTAGCGGTCCAGTCTGCTTCGTCGCCAGAGAAGTCATCCAGCCCATAGTCCTCGTTGTCACTAGAGACGATGAACCCGTCGAGCCTTCTGCgtcgcttcttcttcccatGCTTCGCCTTGGACCGTGGACTGACTTTGTCATCTTTTGACCCTGTGTCAACCGACTGAACCACCAGTGCTTGCAGCCATTCCTTCAGGAGAAAAGCCTCTTGGCCAGGCTGGAGAACCTCGGCAGCACATGTGGGGGCGTACTTTTGGACCCAATTGGCCGTCTCACACTGGGACTGGTCGAATGCagaaagagaggaagagattgACGCAAAAAGAAGGGAGAGCTGAGCTGGTGGCTGAGCTTTTCCGCCCGTGCCTTCAGTAAAGAGTGTACGCTGAGTCCCCTTCTTGCCTGGTGCAGATGTCTGGAAAGTTTTGAGCTCCGGAAGGATACGTGCCTGAAGCTTACTTCCACTCTCAAAATGTTTCTGGGGAAGCCGCAGctccggaggaggagggacgaCTACATCCGTATTGATATTGCGAATGTCTTTGACGAGGGATTCTATGTTCAAGGTCATGGCTGTGAGGGCCAACACTGACTCAGCAAGGGGCACCTTGACAGAAAGGCCCTTTGACTTCCGAGCTGCCAATAAACACAGATTGTCCTCTGCCACCTGGGTCTCTGGTCTTCCGATCGCCTCAggctcgtcctcgtcgcctCGAATATGCACCATTCCCTGCCACGGCCATGCTGGCTGCTTGGCCCCCGGGAATTTGAGGCCCAGGTTCTTGACGCCGAACTGAGGTAGGGGGGCTTTGTGCACCTGCGCGGTCCGTGGCTTCTTAGGGGAGAAAGGCGTTGAGCCGAATATTTTTGGCTTGGTCTTGGTAGGCTGGGGCGAGGTCGGTTCACTGGGCTTGACATCTTCGGGTACCGCCTCCTGCTTTTTGGCCTTGCCGAGAAAGAATGGATGTGTCGATTtggatgatgttggagcTGCTGGCTTTGGAGCCGTGGGGTATGTCTTCTCCGTGCCAGATGCCTGCGGGGGTTCAGATTCAACTGCCGGCTGTGCAGGTGTGGCTGACAGTATAGAATTGATGCGCGTGCCGATTCGAGTCCGAGTTTCCATGTCTGTTCCATATTTGATGCACACTACCATTGCCTTTGGCTTCCTGCCACGTTTCTTGGGGGCCTGTTTTTCACCCGCCGCAACAGTTCCCTGCATAGTTGGTGTCGCCTTGGGTACTGGGGGAGGGCCGATTGTTCCAGTCTTGGGATCAAAAAGCAAGAGTTTTTTGGGCTTCGGTGCAGTTGGTCCTGGCGCTGAGGGTTCCGTTGAAGCGGCAGTGCTGGAGGTGTCGTTACTGCTTGGTTGCGTTGCAGACGAACCCTCATGCTTACCCACAAGCTCTGGCGTATCTGTAGGACATGGTTCGCTTTGCTTGACTTTGGTGAACAGACTGGCAATGACACTAGCCCCAGAGACCCTCGCCCGTTTGTttgtcttttgtttctgcGGCTCCTCGGCTTCCAGTGCGTCACTGCTGTTCACATTGCGTCTCTTTTTGCCGCCACTTTCGAGGGTTTGATTCACCGCCGTATCATCTTCTGTTTTACTGCTGTCCTTCGCGGTGATCGGAGTCGATATAGGGGAGGATTCGGCAGCCTCACTTTCGAGGGCATGCGGGGTCATTCGGTTTGGTGTGAAGAAAGGGTGTAGGGGTCGGTGAGCCGGAGTTGCAACCATGACTACTGGAGATGCAGTCTCGGCCATGGTATAAACCCTTGAATTTTTCACGGTCAGTCAAGGTTCATAGGCAATTTTCAAGCTTCGAACGGGAGGGCAAAATACCACAGCGTCGTCGCTCAGAGCAaagggaagagagagagcagagaaGAGTCGTCTGGGGGTATCATGCTGTGAAGACAAGAAAATGATGCATGTGAATACTCTTCGAGAGGTAAGTAATTGATGATTTTCAACCAAGACGGGACGGGAGAGAGCAGGAAGTC includes:
- a CDS encoding hypothetical protein (COG:O; EggNog:ENOG503NWTJ), coding for MAETASPVVMVATPAHRPLHPFFTPNRMTPHALESEAAESSPISTPITAKDSSKTEDDTAVNQTLESGGKKRRNVNSSDALEAEEPQKQKTNKRARVSGASVIASLFTKVKQSEPCPTDTPELVGKHEGSSATQPSSNDTSSTAASTEPSAPGPTAPKPKKLLLFDPKTGTIGPPPVPKATPTMQGTVAAGEKQAPKKRGRKPKAMVVCIKYGTDMETRTRIGTRINSILSATPAQPAVESEPPQASGTEKTYPTAPKPAAPTSSKSTHPFFLGKAKKQEAVPEDVKPSEPTSPQPTKTKPKIFGSTPFSPKKPRTAQVHKAPLPQFGVKNLGLKFPGAKQPAWPWQGMVHIRGDEDEPEAIGRPETQVAEDNLCLLAARKSKGLSVKVPLAESVLALTAMTLNIESLVKDIRNINTDVVVPPPPELRLPQKHFESGSKLQARILPELKTFQTSAPGKKGTQRTLFTEGTGGKAQPPAQLSLLFASISSSLSAFDQSQCETANWVQKYAPTCAAEVLQPGQEAFLLKEWLQALVVQSVDTGSKDDKVSPRSKAKHGKKKRRRRLDGFIVSSDNEDYGLDDFSGDEADWTASGARGILRKTVIRSLSLGKGEKMANTLIISGPPGCGKTTMVHAVANELNFEIFEINSSTRRAGKDVLAKIGDMTRNHHVRQHESSTPGDNNDAKGEDETAADIKSGKQSTMASFFKPNPVVAAKPKSSTVASGETAAPTDVKKGSSRSQRQSLILLEEVDVLYDEDKQFWSTVVDLITQSRRPFIITCNDETLVPLHTLRMHGIFRLSPPPRDLAIDRLILIAANEGHALARQAVETLYDSRDCDIRAATMDLQYWCQMGVGDRRGGFDWFYPRWPKGVDLDENQEVVRVVSEGTYQPGMNLLARDSIVSDKTTPLQAEEELVEQAWESWGVDLGNWEDTLRLGTWAEKINPVNATPAGRLGVLEAFGEMTEALSVADICSLGSFATHKEETMDATLPRLSEKAQGDFVQGLSHLDSPCTTHYDSLVTSLPLTIKSFGKASLKKRIEALQDQSADEFCPLTESQAVQCLQTSFTSPTPGSMAITRMDFAFAFDNIATPESSSAIPASYLDPSVFDRTLKLIVLDVAPYVRGIVAYEQSLQKQRLKMSNLLSEGGKGTQGTKRMRTTRAALSAMEGGSRSNKRGERWFKAELNPYLVARTGGKGWNPGLDLDELPIPPSPLKRSPMKSSVGEGTSPEASPVKPKKAVEKRGKKPKVQKIVVDEEDTAGEV